One stretch of Chryseobacterium fluminis DNA includes these proteins:
- a CDS encoding Tc toxin subunit A-related protein: MEVKQLIHNFYEANPDVDLLTTNLHLKDTLASVKLPKTQSRAAAADTVEQLKQVARVVRLHPEAQTGKKLTADAIGTLYEKFDGLNSAHDIARQSGEVFVKQYTDAFGCPKVASEVYKRATEVTNNVANLTNAILNMSTPLSKAISTSSVSEEVTGYFTGLAGYQELFGSLNYCDCPECKSVLGPAAYFVDLMRIVQKYITEPNTATIPHASTLAVRRPDLGTIPLTCEKTNTIVPYLQIIIERLEQSLSTSWKIAGTTDLYKQLAATYYPFNLPFLQPLSTVRIYLEELKTTLAEVFASQQLTGPQLAAEQLQTTLEGWNLLKTATVDTTKLQTYFGVAKLDDLNSFTVFSKQTGLLVTQVQDLLYQNLSGTEITAGLNAQFFINKGLTKPVVAGNTDSVNTIDNLTPTALDQINRYLRLTLLSEWSFDDLDWALHALNNGTPEIDESILQLVPKLQQLVTRMNSDIATVSTYLFDLKTYGMGNDPAQSTAPFDVVFNTGQTTLYHPKNSATVAYPLNKTYLDTPLSWEYASSSGNNPANAVRVASALGVSQNDLQLLVSALYTSTPTIVLNVPAISALSRHVRLAGYFKLSIQNYLSFLSLSGKVQLVFTVDELTALIDNKETLAAVTRLTLEDLNYTVNAVVSPTVNILYYPDKSEAWLKTLPMLIPVSDSEDDQLIKLYEQVGAFFGIPSSLAQSVLALTVTNPLSVFLNPDTTNAIKALSLISRWLVWVQKTGVSQDLLHNIAVNKAAYGITDTTKLTFANSIVLLQFQFFTSIYNDVNNRFSDYMTAIADNKNDVAAAILSQATGWDMSIITALYTLSYTNQVDRLYSMQAVITLLNKTGLDLDAFQGLLSLAGKGVADWDTLVAQENKLLTAIQARYNVGSDWNQLAVQIGGKTASAQRDALIGATIFALRSADDTAYIQNTRDLHDYLLIDVDMSDSAQISYIKEALNAVQLYMNRCRSKLEAGVVLLPIPEVWWEWMMNYRIWEANREIFLYPENYLDPAFRSSKTDLFKQLENDLKQNDITEGNVTSAYMKYLEGFAELAKLVYVDAYYCRVSDDTRDNQPTLFLFARTATNPYTYYYITRESEGTWSQWIKIDLAINAVQITPVYAFNKLFLFWVEQSVAIDKTPNTTTENIVKASINYTFYNFQNQWVPAQSLVKDYVIDVSPSAYRTANNKLFPDNFFDPNSLWWNKVYPLKIQQDRFWEITNGGNRFEQLVIAFGPMIDTTVQYPQPANNPPDASNPAVQIFENQLFETGQNYNYVYNLGYKGQLPLFKPIVLNDSLDSSYLVNPDEILFFEKDSDKSNDLFTPQIDATSGQMNLISTSRTIYDNDIAGQIITPAIPTPQTSLTDSSFISTDAGINADGSKTVYNTLVDYGYIDSSGMLGRSDYAEMRTDVMNIFGGDPGQLIKTQFVMGVVNRAGGSRWLSQNVRNKNYGLFTIKNAVATFVFYGDKEAFLMEDPDKDPVFISDLLFNADTMFLESSFLSSGAGIDGSGSSQIYNNLIDYGYFTADGQLERGTTIDDLTKALNEMLQGQPNKSDMVDVVLDILTNQPLFYNTDFISDSAGINTSGSENIFDQLMQSGYLDKNGRLMTDIDFNELTGVLYDILDGQPDIDKKVRFVVQVLYQAEYPSSIGFFRSLNTTPYACEYNFKAIRLTTGAIHNLSARIFSGGVDKLLSLESQLIPVDPELPFNRFGFEEPYVIAPEAPDGGQVDFNGAYELYYWELFFHAPMYIASLLKTNQVFDQAEKWYKYIYDPTAAPYLVETDSFVCATIGVTDSSRIYPVLLDNKWIDSEGYVSSKFTAKTNLNSILSFLQPVQIQSVKNVLLNHQIARDICRVWQFNPFRNHTVASLLDNITNTKQIAAYNQYPFDPHAIARLRIGAYEKAIVMQYIDNLIKWGDWYFSQYTWESNTTANMLYIYAYNLLGPKPEDLVPCKAEDPANFNDIVAQYGDNIPQFKITLEDHVGSGSSGLNFQPYNDIDAYFCVPENDKLEQYWDTVIDRLYKINNSLNINGVPQPLQLFEPPIDPGIVARAAASGGNPLSIMTQNAAIPAYRFEYLIDRVKNIAATLSQLGSGLVNALERKDDSALAKLQATQQSVLLNLNTMIKEQEIEEAQQNIAGLQQNLLSAQNREQFYQQQYDENLSALEIASLSLQGAAIYPESVSIGINGISIAGYLAPNIFGFADGGMKFGDAINAGAQIAQTTSSILNQSAGIIATTAQYSRRRDDWKLQQQTAAYDVAQIQDQINSANAQLLINQQNLVIHKKTIDQENAYEQFLTTRFTNMDFYSWMISRLSTIYFQSYQLTLGMALAAQSAYQNEMNSTEQFIQFDYWDTLHKGLLSGEALLLSLQQMERSYVLKNTRTFEIEKTISLLQLDPLQFMEFKTGLHSGVKGTLRFKLSEQLFDFDFPGQYLRKIKTISVSIPAVVGPYQNINAVLRQTKNYTVMEPKINAVKYVMDPVNNPDPGNVRVDWIPNQKIALSKGMDDNGLFVLNFNDSMYLPFEGTGAVSEWELNLPPETNHFDFNSISDIIVKISYTAYEDMGQFATDVKNQLQSQNAPYPYQVAKQIVLQQAFSANWYQFMHPQPSPVTQSMAFSLTDAIVLPNLKKVELQSVTVVVQTQNNTTFSDKQAGSFLTLKQSGKSDLTIPITNNVGTVALSGPFEAETAELLFTIANTPDELLTADKKQLDPNKLTGLLFIINYTSNVFAKQ, translated from the coding sequence ATGGAAGTAAAACAACTGATTCATAACTTTTATGAAGCAAATCCGGACGTAGATTTGCTAACGACCAATCTTCATCTGAAAGATACCTTAGCCTCCGTAAAGCTACCCAAAACCCAATCCCGTGCCGCCGCAGCCGACACAGTAGAACAGCTCAAACAGGTGGCTCGGGTGGTTCGGTTACATCCGGAAGCGCAGACGGGCAAAAAATTAACGGCTGACGCCATTGGTACTCTGTACGAAAAATTCGATGGATTAAACTCGGCTCATGACATTGCCCGACAAAGCGGAGAAGTGTTTGTAAAACAATATACCGATGCTTTTGGCTGCCCCAAAGTAGCATCGGAGGTATACAAGAGAGCGACCGAAGTAACCAATAATGTGGCCAATCTCACCAATGCAATTTTAAATATGTCGACGCCGCTTTCTAAAGCGATATCGACTTCATCTGTCAGTGAAGAGGTAACCGGGTATTTTACCGGATTAGCAGGCTACCAGGAGCTGTTTGGAAGTCTAAACTATTGCGATTGCCCGGAATGTAAATCGGTACTGGGACCAGCAGCCTATTTTGTCGATCTGATGCGTATTGTACAAAAATACATTACCGAACCCAATACAGCTACAATACCACACGCCAGTACATTGGCTGTAAGACGTCCCGATTTGGGAACGATACCGCTAACCTGTGAAAAAACAAATACAATCGTCCCGTATTTACAAATCATCATTGAACGTCTGGAACAAAGTTTGTCGACCAGTTGGAAAATTGCGGGTACGACCGATTTGTATAAGCAGCTTGCCGCGACATATTATCCGTTTAACTTACCATTCCTGCAACCGTTAAGCACCGTACGGATTTATCTCGAGGAACTCAAAACAACACTGGCCGAGGTATTTGCCTCCCAACAGTTAACCGGACCGCAATTGGCTGCCGAACAATTGCAAACCACCCTCGAAGGTTGGAATTTGCTTAAAACGGCAACGGTAGATACTACGAAATTACAAACCTATTTTGGGGTGGCGAAACTGGACGATCTGAATAGTTTTACAGTCTTTTCTAAACAAACAGGTTTACTGGTAACGCAAGTTCAGGATTTACTATACCAGAATTTATCCGGTACTGAAATTACAGCCGGGCTAAATGCGCAGTTCTTTATCAATAAGGGTTTAACCAAACCGGTTGTAGCAGGGAATACCGATTCGGTAAATACCATCGATAACCTGACGCCAACGGCTCTGGATCAGATTAATCGCTATTTGCGCCTTACGTTGCTTAGCGAATGGTCGTTTGATGATCTGGACTGGGCTTTACATGCCTTGAATAACGGAACACCGGAAATTGATGAAAGCATATTACAACTCGTACCAAAATTACAACAACTGGTTACCCGGATGAATAGCGACATCGCTACGGTAAGTACCTATTTGTTTGATTTGAAAACTTACGGAATGGGGAACGATCCGGCACAGTCGACAGCGCCATTTGATGTCGTGTTTAATACCGGACAAACCACTTTATACCACCCTAAAAATAGCGCAACGGTAGCCTATCCTCTGAATAAAACCTATCTGGATACGCCGCTAAGTTGGGAATATGCCTCCAGCAGCGGAAACAATCCGGCCAACGCCGTTCGTGTCGCTTCGGCCTTGGGCGTTTCGCAAAACGATTTGCAGCTGCTGGTTTCGGCTTTATATACGAGTACCCCAACCATTGTGTTAAATGTACCTGCCATTTCGGCCTTGTCGCGCCATGTACGCCTGGCAGGATATTTTAAATTAAGTATCCAAAATTATCTGAGCTTCTTGAGCTTATCCGGAAAAGTACAGCTGGTTTTTACAGTTGATGAGCTGACGGCGCTAATTGATAACAAAGAAACACTGGCTGCAGTGACCCGATTAACGTTAGAGGATCTCAATTATACGGTAAATGCAGTTGTATCGCCCACCGTTAACATTTTATACTATCCCGATAAAAGTGAAGCATGGCTTAAAACACTGCCGATGCTTATTCCGGTATCCGATTCTGAAGACGATCAATTGATCAAACTTTACGAACAGGTTGGCGCATTCTTCGGTATTCCGTCCTCATTGGCGCAATCGGTTTTGGCACTTACTGTTACCAATCCACTTTCGGTATTCCTGAATCCCGATACGACGAACGCCATCAAAGCATTAAGTCTAATTTCACGTTGGTTGGTATGGGTACAAAAAACGGGAGTCAGCCAGGATTTACTCCATAATATTGCTGTCAATAAAGCGGCTTATGGCATTACCGATACCACAAAACTAACGTTTGCCAATAGCATTGTATTACTTCAGTTCCAGTTTTTTACAAGTATTTATAATGATGTAAACAATCGGTTTTCAGACTATATGACGGCGATTGCCGATAATAAAAATGATGTGGCCGCAGCCATTTTATCGCAAGCAACCGGATGGGATATGTCGATAATCACAGCATTATATACCTTAAGCTATACCAATCAGGTCGACCGCCTCTACAGCATGCAGGCTGTTATTACATTGCTTAATAAAACAGGTTTAGACCTGGATGCTTTTCAGGGGCTACTTAGTCTGGCCGGAAAAGGTGTTGCCGACTGGGATACATTGGTAGCACAGGAAAACAAATTATTAACTGCGATTCAGGCACGATATAATGTAGGAAGTGACTGGAATCAGTTGGCCGTACAAATTGGGGGCAAAACCGCATCGGCCCAAAGAGACGCTCTGATTGGAGCAACGATCTTTGCCCTTCGCTCGGCTGATGATACTGCCTACATCCAGAATACCCGCGATTTACACGACTATTTGCTTATTGATGTAGATATGTCGGATTCAGCGCAAATTTCCTATATCAAAGAAGCGCTTAATGCTGTTCAGTTGTATATGAACCGTTGTCGTTCGAAACTGGAAGCCGGTGTGGTACTTTTACCGATCCCTGAAGTTTGGTGGGAATGGATGATGAATTATCGGATATGGGAAGCCAACCGCGAAATTTTCCTCTATCCTGAAAATTATCTTGATCCGGCTTTCCGTAGCTCCAAAACCGATCTGTTTAAACAACTGGAAAACGACCTGAAACAGAACGACATTACCGAAGGCAATGTGACATCGGCCTATATGAAATACCTGGAAGGATTTGCAGAACTGGCAAAACTGGTTTATGTAGATGCCTATTATTGTAGGGTTTCTGACGATACCCGCGATAATCAGCCGACCTTGTTTCTGTTTGCGCGCACCGCTACCAATCCGTATACCTATTACTATATCACCCGGGAGAGCGAAGGTACCTGGTCGCAATGGATTAAAATTGATCTGGCCATTAATGCCGTACAAATTACACCGGTTTATGCCTTTAATAAGTTGTTCCTATTTTGGGTAGAGCAAAGTGTAGCGATCGATAAAACACCGAATACCACTACCGAAAATATTGTGAAGGCCTCAATAAACTATACGTTTTATAATTTCCAAAATCAATGGGTGCCGGCGCAATCGCTGGTAAAAGACTATGTTATCGATGTTAGTCCAAGTGCGTATAGAACTGCAAATAATAAACTTTTTCCAGACAATTTCTTCGACCCCAATAGTCTGTGGTGGAATAAAGTATATCCGCTCAAAATACAACAGGATCGTTTCTGGGAAATTACTAATGGCGGCAACCGATTTGAACAATTGGTGATTGCCTTCGGCCCAATGATTGATACTACGGTGCAATATCCGCAACCGGCCAATAATCCACCGGATGCTTCCAATCCGGCAGTTCAGATTTTTGAAAATCAATTGTTTGAAACAGGGCAAAACTATAATTATGTCTATAACCTGGGTTATAAAGGGCAGTTGCCGTTGTTTAAGCCGATTGTTTTAAACGATAGTCTGGACAGCAGTTATTTGGTAAACCCCGACGAAATCCTGTTTTTCGAAAAAGACAGCGATAAGAGTAACGATCTGTTTACTCCGCAAATCGACGCGACATCAGGACAAATGAACCTGATTAGTACTTCCCGTACGATTTACGATAATGATATTGCGGGACAGATTATTACTCCGGCCATTCCAACACCACAGACTTCCTTAACGGACAGTTCTTTTATTTCGACCGATGCCGGTATTAATGCGGACGGTTCTAAAACGGTTTATAATACGTTGGTTGACTATGGTTACATCGATAGTAGCGGTATGTTGGGACGTTCTGATTATGCGGAAATGCGTACCGATGTGATGAATATTTTTGGAGGCGATCCTGGTCAGCTTATAAAGACACAGTTTGTGATGGGAGTCGTAAACAGGGCCGGTGGTTCCCGTTGGCTATCCCAAAATGTGCGGAATAAAAATTACGGATTGTTTACGATTAAAAACGCCGTAGCGACCTTTGTTTTTTATGGCGACAAAGAAGCATTTTTAATGGAAGATCCGGATAAAGATCCGGTGTTTATCTCCGATTTGTTGTTTAATGCCGATACCATGTTTTTGGAATCGTCGTTCCTTTCGTCGGGAGCCGGTATCGATGGCAGCGGATCCAGCCAGATTTATAACAATCTTATTGATTACGGGTATTTTACAGCCGACGGACAACTGGAACGCGGTACAACAATTGACGATCTGACCAAGGCGCTCAATGAAATGCTGCAAGGACAACCCAATAAAAGCGATATGGTAGATGTGGTTCTGGATATATTAACCAATCAACCGCTTTTTTATAACACAGATTTTATTTCAGACAGTGCTGGAATTAATACCAGTGGTTCTGAAAATATTTTTGATCAGCTTATGCAGAGCGGATATCTCGATAAAAACGGCCGCTTAATGACGGATATTGATTTTAATGAGTTAACCGGAGTACTTTACGATATTCTGGATGGGCAACCGGATATTGATAAAAAAGTACGCTTTGTAGTCCAGGTATTGTACCAGGCAGAATACCCGTCGTCTATCGGATTCTTCCGAAGTTTGAACACCACTCCTTATGCGTGTGAATATAATTTTAAAGCGATACGCCTTACCACAGGGGCAATTCATAACCTTAGTGCCCGTATCTTTTCCGGTGGTGTCGATAAACTGTTATCGCTCGAAAGTCAATTGATCCCGGTGGATCCGGAATTGCCTTTTAACAGGTTTGGCTTTGAAGAACCGTATGTTATTGCTCCTGAAGCTCCCGATGGTGGTCAGGTCGATTTTAACGGGGCGTATGAACTGTACTATTGGGAATTGTTTTTCCACGCGCCCATGTATATTGCCAGTTTACTAAAGACAAATCAGGTATTTGATCAGGCCGAAAAATGGTATAAATATATTTATGATCCAACAGCGGCTCCGTATCTGGTAGAAACAGATTCTTTTGTGTGTGCCACGATAGGAGTTACCGATTCGAGTCGTATTTACCCCGTTTTACTGGACAACAAATGGATTGATAGCGAGGGATATGTGAGCAGTAAATTTACAGCCAAAACAAATCTGAATTCAATTCTTTCTTTCCTTCAGCCGGTACAAATTCAATCGGTAAAAAATGTATTGCTCAACCATCAGATAGCGCGTGATATTTGCCGCGTATGGCAGTTTAATCCTTTCCGGAACCATACGGTAGCTTCATTGCTCGACAACATTACGAACACCAAACAGATTGCGGCCTACAATCAATATCCGTTCGATCCGCATGCTATTGCCCGTTTGCGTATTGGCGCCTACGAAAAAGCAATTGTAATGCAATATATCGATAACCTGATTAAATGGGGCGACTGGTATTTTTCGCAGTACACCTGGGAGAGTAATACCACGGCGAATATGCTGTACATCTACGCTTATAATTTACTGGGGCCAAAACCGGAAGACCTTGTACCGTGTAAGGCTGAGGATCCGGCGAATTTTAACGACATTGTGGCTCAGTACGGCGACAATATACCGCAGTTTAAAATAACCCTCGAAGATCATGTTGGAAGTGGTTCCAGCGGATTAAATTTCCAGCCGTATAACGACATTGATGCCTATTTCTGTGTGCCGGAAAACGACAAACTCGAACAATACTGGGACACTGTTATTGATCGACTTTATAAAATAAACAATAGCTTAAATATTAATGGGGTACCGCAACCATTGCAATTATTCGAACCGCCTATCGATCCTGGCATAGTGGCACGTGCCGCGGCAAGCGGTGGTAATCCGTTAAGCATTATGACGCAGAATGCGGCTATTCCGGCTTATCGCTTTGAATATCTTATCGATCGGGTAAAAAATATCGCTGCTACATTAAGTCAGTTGGGATCCGGTTTAGTAAATGCACTGGAGCGTAAAGACGATTCGGCACTGGCTAAATTACAGGCCACGCAACAAAGTGTGCTGCTTAATCTTAACACAATGATTAAAGAGCAGGAAATCGAAGAGGCCCAACAAAACATTGCCGGTTTGCAACAAAATCTGCTAAGTGCTCAAAATCGCGAACAGTTTTACCAACAGCAGTACGACGAAAACCTGAGTGCTCTTGAAATCGCCAGCCTTTCGTTACAAGGCGCGGCTATTTATCCGGAATCGGTTTCGATTGGAATTAACGGAATTTCGATTGCCGGTTATCTGGCGCCGAATATCTTTGGTTTTGCTGATGGAGGGATGAAGTTTGGAGATGCCATTAATGCGGGCGCTCAGATTGCACAAACAACTTCGTCTATTTTAAACCAGAGTGCCGGAATTATTGCGACGACTGCTCAGTATAGCAGACGACGTGACGACTGGAAGTTGCAACAGCAGACGGCGGCCTATGATGTAGCTCAAATTCAGGATCAGATTAATTCGGCCAATGCGCAATTACTGATCAACCAGCAAAATCTGGTGATTCATAAAAAAACAATTGATCAGGAGAATGCCTACGAACAATTCCTGACGACCCGTTTTACAAACATGGATTTCTATTCGTGGATGATCAGCCGATTATCGACCATTTATTTCCAATCGTATCAGCTCACGCTGGGAATGGCGTTGGCAGCACAATCGGCTTATCAGAATGAGATGAACAGTACCGAACAGTTTATTCAGTTCGATTACTGGGATACACTTCACAAAGGATTGTTGTCGGGCGAAGCTTTATTATTATCGTTACAACAAATGGAACGCAGTTATGTGCTGAAAAACACCCGTACTTTCGAAATTGAAAAGACAATTTCTTTGCTACAACTGGATCCGTTACAGTTTATGGAATTTAAAACAGGACTTCATTCGGGAGTAAAAGGAACACTTCGTTTTAAACTTTCGGAACAGTTGTTCGATTTTGATTTCCCCGGACAGTATCTGCGTAAAATAAAAACCATCTCGGTGTCGATTCCTGCCGTGGTAGGGCCTTATCAGAATATTAATGCGGTATTGCGACAAACCAAAAATTATACCGTGATGGAACCTAAAATCAATGCGGTTAAATATGTTATGGATCCGGTTAATAATCCCGATCCGGGTAATGTACGCGTAGACTGGATTCCGAACCAGAAAATCGCACTTTCCAAAGGTATGGACGATAATGGTTTGTTTGTGCTCAACTTTAACGATAGCATGTACCTGCCGTTTGAAGGAACCGGCGCTGTTTCGGAATGGGAATTAAACCTGCCGCCGGAAACCAATCATTTCGATTTTAATTCGATTTCCGACATTATCGTAAAGATAAGTTATACGGCATACGAAGATATGGGGCAGTTTGCCACCGATGTAAAAAATCAGTTGCAATCACAGAATGCACCATACCCGTATCAGGTAGCCAAGCAAATTGTATTGCAACAGGCTTTTAGTGCCAACTGGTATCAGTTTATGCATCCGCAACCGAGTCCGGTAACACAATCGATGGCGTTTAGTTTAACCGATGCTATTGTACTGCCAAACCTTAAAAAGGTAGAACTACAATCGGTAACGGTAGTGGTGCAAACTCAAAACAATACAACGTTTTCCGATAAACAAGCGGGTAGCTTCTTAACCTTAAAACAATCGGGTAAAAGCGATCTGACCATTCCGATAACGAATAATGTAGGAACGGTTGCACTTAGCGGGCCTTTTGAGGCAGAAACAGCAGAACTGCTGTTTACGATCGCCAATACACCGGATGAATTGCTTACGGCCGATAAGAAACAACTGGATCCGAACAAATTAACCGGACTGCTCTTTATTATTAACTATACGTCTAACGTATTTGCTAAACAATAA
- a CDS encoding Hint domain-containing protein, with protein sequence MAWEECVTSIRANLDPNAKEVNQVTWTGPNAQVTEDNLETDSFSASKPFALICPDRHCQDYGDFSPQAHALCNCKDVNGNPIPDCVPKNVLYPYPSGVCLNIDNTSDYSTKRGRACTKQGDSYYALTCFCCCSCYANGTKIAIPTGFKTIEYFQTGDEVLTASLATGSLKWNTGKVAYSMGTGPDGHQSAMVYMHFGEDDRQIIVTPDQLFLMSTGKLKRSDRLVPGVDELVNEWGEAVPIHEISIGEYIGGVHHISTAAAFDGVIDGHLLLSEGVVSGDFTLQANSVHLIDMGVMEDHRELPKIGSEDYENKYSQLSKEYYGVMHITALSDGKREKVQRPQKFYLHGERSINVPNTAAAYLDNAQAEDVYNNAPRWSFEDIGMNSSLIRYVLRLFRGFFPDINFYYDQSNVTPNAYAFVLMDMQYVVLTGGLTRLKGMDQEGLSFVLAHMISTLQKSNPTGANGWTSVAMADYYSIGFLMDVYFGKNFGTMYNPGIKQLDTSLFKYISPENQAYTNDPYQPTVDTRFDALDAGKAMDFPPDGIGGPTAGGLKVVDVKAFPPMVGAFSFVNQDIDEAASEDAFHLLVQNKVVTVDGEVSPDFTVNTDLNFLFPQVSDTNQRSMMIEQVRSSLVHAMGLIQLEFNDLVNPASASSYHDFTIDPDARIDSVVPKTNIPVVEIAAEIKRGVEYTLTSSTNVRSYNGSTIDLQQRSIAFKI encoded by the coding sequence ATGGCATGGGAAGAATGCGTAACATCAATTAGGGCAAACCTTGACCCTAACGCAAAAGAAGTAAATCAGGTAACCTGGACAGGGCCAAACGCACAGGTTACAGAAGACAATCTGGAAACCGATAGTTTCTCGGCAAGCAAACCGTTTGCCTTGATTTGTCCGGATCGGCATTGTCAGGATTATGGCGATTTCTCGCCTCAGGCACACGCTTTATGTAACTGTAAAGACGTGAACGGAAATCCAATTCCGGATTGTGTTCCTAAAAATGTATTATATCCTTATCCAAGCGGAGTCTGTTTGAATATCGACAATACATCGGATTATAGTACCAAACGCGGGCGGGCTTGTACCAAACAAGGTGACAGCTATTATGCATTAACGTGTTTCTGTTGTTGTTCATGTTATGCTAACGGTACTAAAATTGCTATTCCGACGGGATTCAAAACGATTGAGTATTTTCAAACGGGAGATGAGGTATTAACGGCATCACTGGCAACAGGATCACTGAAATGGAATACCGGAAAAGTGGCGTATAGTATGGGTACCGGGCCAGACGGACATCAGTCGGCCATGGTATATATGCACTTTGGCGAGGACGACCGGCAGATTATTGTAACCCCGGATCAGTTGTTTTTGATGAGTACCGGTAAATTAAAACGTAGTGATCGTTTGGTTCCGGGTGTAGATGAATTGGTAAATGAGTGGGGCGAGGCGGTGCCGATTCACGAAATCAGTATCGGAGAATATATCGGTGGGGTACACCATATTTCTACTGCTGCTGCTTTCGATGGCGTTATAGACGGGCACTTGTTATTGTCGGAAGGTGTTGTTTCGGGCGATTTTACCTTACAGGCCAATTCGGTGCATCTTATCGATATGGGGGTAATGGAAGATCATAGAGAACTGCCTAAAATCGGTTCGGAAGACTACGAGAACAAGTATTCGCAATTATCGAAAGAATACTATGGTGTAATGCATATTACGGCATTAAGTGACGGAAAAAGAGAAAAAGTGCAACGTCCGCAAAAATTCTATCTGCATGGCGAACGATCGATCAATGTTCCCAATACAGCAGCGGCGTATCTGGACAATGCTCAGGCAGAGGACGTGTACAACAATGCACCGCGCTGGAGTTTTGAAGATATTGGAATGAACAGCTCGCTGATAAGATATGTATTGCGTTTGTTCAGAGGTTTTTTCCCGGATATCAATTTTTATTATGATCAGTCAAACGTAACGCCTAATGCCTATGCTTTTGTCCTGATGGACATGCAATACGTGGTGTTAACGGGTGGTTTAACGCGTTTAAAAGGAATGGATCAGGAAGGTTTGTCGTTTGTATTGGCGCATATGATTTCTACGCTTCAAAAATCGAATCCGACCGGGGCTAATGGCTGGACTTCTGTGGCTATGGCCGATTATTACAGTATCGGTTTCCTAATGGATGTTTATTTCGGGAAAAATTTCGGAACCATGTACAATCCTGGAATTAAACAATTGGATACTTCGTTATTTAAATATATTTCGCCAGAAAATCAGGCGTATACAAACGATCCGTATCAGCCTACAGTAGATACGCGTTTCGATGCACTGGATGCGGGTAAAGCAATGGATTTCCCACCTGATGGAATTGGTGGTCCAACAGCCGGTGGATTGAAAGTTGTAGATGTTAAAGCATTCCCGCCAATGGTAGGAGCGTTTAGTTTTGTGAATCAGGATATTGACGAAGCAGCATCAGAAGACGCATTCCATTTGTTGGTACAAAACAAAGTGGTGACTGTCGATGGTGAGGTTTCTCCGGACTTTACAGTGAATACCGACCTTAACTTTTTATTCCCTCAGGTTTCGGATACAAATCAACGCAGCATGATGATCGAACAGGTTCGCAGTAGTTTGGTTCATGCGATGGGGCTTATTCAGTTGGAATTTAATGATCTTGTCAATCCGGCTTCGGCTTCCAGCTACCACGATTTTACAATCGATCCGGATGCCCGTATCGATAGTGTTGTGCCCAAAACCAATATTCCTGTAGTGGAAATTGCTGCCGAAATTAAACGCGGTGTTGAATATACGTTGACCTCGTCGACGAATGTTCGTTCGTATAACGGATCAACAATTGATTTACAACAACGATCTATTGCTTTTAAAATCTAA